In Streptococcus oralis, a single window of DNA contains:
- the smpB gene encoding SsrA-binding protein SmpB, translating to MAKGEGKVVAQNKKAHHDYTIVDTLEAGMVLTGTEIKSVRAARINLKDGFAQVKNGEVWLSNVHIAPYEEGNIWNQEPERRRKLLLHKKQIQKLEQETKGTGMTLVPLKVYIKDGYAKLLLGLAKGKHDYDKRESIKRREQNRDIARVMKAVNQR from the coding sequence ATGGCAAAGGGCGAGGGAAAGGTCGTCGCACAAAATAAAAAGGCGCACCACGACTATACAATCGTAGATACGCTAGAGGCAGGAATGGTCCTGACCGGAACTGAAATCAAGAGCGTTCGAGCTGCTCGAATCAATCTCAAGGACGGCTTTGCCCAAGTAAAAAATGGGGAAGTCTGGCTGAGCAATGTTCATATTGCCCCTTACGAAGAGGGCAATATCTGGAACCAGGAACCAGAACGCCGTCGTAAACTTCTGCTCCATAAGAAGCAAATTCAAAAATTGGAACAAGAGACCAAAGGGACAGGAATGACCCTTGTTCCCCTTAAAGTCTATATCAAAGATGGCTACGCCAAACTCCTTTTAGGACTTGCTAAAGGGAAGCATGACTATGACAAACGGGAATCGATCAAGCGTCGTGAACAAAACCGCGACATCGCGCGTGTGATGAAAGCTGTCAACCAGCGTTAA
- the rnr gene encoding ribonuclease R: protein MKDKIKEYLQEKGRVTVNDLAQALGKDGSKDFRELIKTLSLMERKHQIRFEDDGSLCLDQKKKHEITLKGIFHAHKNGFGFVTLEGEEDDLFVGKNDVNYAIDGDTVEVVIKKVADRNKGTAAEAKIIDILEHSLTSVVGQIVLDQEKPKYAGYIRSKNQKISQPIYVKKPAIKLEGTEVLKVFIDKYPSKKHDFFVASVLDVVGHSTDAGIDVLEVLESMDIVSEFPEAVLKEAESVPEAPSQKDMEGRLDLRDELTFTIDGADAKDLDDAVHIKPLKNGNMELGVHIADVSYYVTEGSALDKEALNRATSVYVTDRVVPMLPERLSNGICSLNPQVDRLTQSAIMEIDKHGRVVHYTITQTVIKTSFRMTYSAVNDILAGDEEKRQEFKKIVPSIELMAKLHERLESMREKRGALNFDTSEAKILVDKKGKPVDIVLRQRGVAERMIESFMLIANETVAEHFSKMDLPFIYRIHEEPKAEKVQKFIDYASSFGLRIYGTASEISQEALQDIMRAVEGEPYADVLSMMLLRSMQQARYSEHNHGHYGLAANYYTHFTSPIRRYPDLLVHRMIRDYGRSKEIAEHFEQVIPEIATQSSNRERRAIEAEREVEAMKKAEYMEEYVGEEYDAVVSSIVKFGLFVELPNTVEGLIHITNLPEFYHFNERDLTLRGEKSGITFRVGQQIRIRVERADKMTGEIDFSYIPSEFDVIEKSLKQAGRRDRGRGSNRRSDKKEDKRKSGRSNDKHKHSQKDKKKKGKKPFYKEVAKKGAKHGKGRGKGRRTK from the coding sequence ATGAAAGATAAAATTAAAGAATATTTGCAAGAGAAGGGGCGAGTGACGGTAAATGACCTGGCTCAGGCTCTCGGAAAGGATGGGTCCAAGGATTTCCGTGAGTTGATTAAAACACTGTCTCTGATGGAAAGAAAGCACCAGATTCGTTTTGAAGATGATGGTAGTTTATGTCTGGACCAAAAGAAGAAACATGAAATTACCCTCAAAGGGATTTTTCATGCCCATAAAAACGGCTTTGGCTTTGTTACTCTGGAAGGCGAAGAGGACGACCTTTTTGTAGGAAAAAACGATGTCAACTATGCTATTGATGGCGATACCGTTGAGGTAGTCATTAAGAAAGTTGCTGACCGTAACAAGGGAACTGCTGCAGAAGCAAAAATCATTGATATATTAGAGCATAGTCTGACAAGCGTTGTCGGCCAAATCGTTCTGGATCAGGAAAAGCCCAAGTATGCGGGCTACATCCGTTCAAAAAATCAGAAAATCAGCCAACCGATCTATGTGAAGAAACCAGCTATCAAGTTGGAAGGGACAGAGGTTCTCAAGGTCTTTATCGACAAATACCCAAGTAAGAAACATGATTTCTTTGTCGCTAGTGTGCTCGACGTGGTGGGACACTCTACTGATGCGGGGATTGATGTCCTTGAAGTCTTGGAGTCCATGGATATTGTCTCAGAATTTCCAGAAGCTGTTCTCAAGGAAGCAGAAAGTGTACCAGAAGCTCCGTCTCAAAAGGATATGGAAGGGCGTCTTGATTTAAGAGATGAGCTTACCTTCACTATTGACGGCGCAGATGCCAAGGACTTGGACGACGCAGTTCACATCAAGCCTTTGAAAAATGGCAATATGGAACTCGGAGTTCACATCGCGGATGTTTCCTACTATGTGACAGAGGGTTCTGCCCTTGATAAGGAAGCCCTTAACCGCGCGACTTCTGTCTATGTAACAGACCGAGTGGTTCCAATGCTTCCAGAGCGTTTGTCAAATGGTATCTGCTCCCTCAATCCTCAAGTCGATCGCTTGACCCAGTCTGCCATTATGGAAATTGATAAACATGGTCGTGTGGTTCATTACACCATTACCCAAACGGTTATCAAGACAAGTTTCCGTATGACCTATAGCGCTGTCAATGATATCCTAGCAGGTGACGAGGAAAAGAGACAAGAGTTTAAGAAAATTGTTCCTAGTATCGAGCTCATGGCCAAGCTTCATGAAAGGCTAGAAAGCATGCGTGAAAAACGTGGAGCTCTTAATTTTGATACCAGTGAAGCTAAGATTCTAGTGGATAAAAAAGGTAAGCCTGTTGATATCGTTCTTCGTCAGCGTGGTGTTGCTGAGCGGATGATCGAGTCCTTCATGTTGATTGCTAATGAAACGGTTGCCGAGCACTTTAGCAAGATGGACCTACCTTTTATCTATCGGATTCATGAGGAGCCCAAGGCTGAAAAAGTTCAGAAGTTTATTGATTACGCTTCGAGCTTTGGGTTACGAATTTATGGGACGGCTAGTGAGATTAGTCAAGAGGCCCTCCAAGACATCATGCGTGCTGTTGAGGGAGAACCTTATGCGGATGTATTATCCATGATGCTTCTCCGTTCTATGCAACAGGCTCGCTATTCTGAGCACAATCATGGTCACTATGGACTAGCCGCTAACTATTACACTCACTTCACCAGTCCTATTCGCCGTTATCCAGACCTTCTAGTCCATCGAATGATTCGGGATTACGGCCGTTCTAAGGAAATAGCAGAGCATTTTGAACAAGTGATTCCAGAGATTGCAACCCAGTCTTCCAATCGTGAGCGTCGTGCCATCGAGGCCGAGCGTGAAGTCGAAGCCATGAAAAAGGCTGAGTACATGGAAGAATACGTTGGTGAAGAGTACGACGCAGTTGTATCAAGCATCGTCAAATTCGGTCTCTTTGTTGAATTGCCAAATACAGTCGAAGGATTGATTCACATTACCAATTTGCCTGAATTTTATCATTTTAATGAACGTGATTTGACTCTTCGTGGGGAAAAATCAGGAATAACTTTCCGTGTGGGACAGCAAATTCGTATTCGTGTAGAAAGAGCCGATAAGATGACAGGAGAGATTGATTTCTCTTATATTCCAAGTGAGTTTGATGTCATCGAAAAGAGCTTGAAACAAGCTGGTCGCAGAGACAGGGGGCGTGGTTCAAATCGCCGTTCAGACAAGAAGGAAGACAAGAGAAAATCAGGGCGCTCAAATGATAAGCACAAGCATTCACAAAAAGATAAAAAGAAAAAAGGCAAGAAACCTTTTTACAAAGAAGTAGCTAAGAAAGGAGCCAAGCATGGCAAAGGGCGAGGGAAAGGTCGTCGCACAAAATAA